The following are encoded together in the Variovorax sp. PBS-H4 genome:
- a CDS encoding Zn-ribbon domain-containing OB-fold protein, with translation MNNAKRTVPEANSYTDTQPFWDGTKEGKLMLQRCNQTNRLQWPPRPLSIYTGKRDLSWVQVSGDATLYSWTVTRSAWPGHEGRVPYVCAYVELAEGVRILCNLVHCDPEQLKIGMELRLTWDELDEGAPYPAFTPVAGEATKA, from the coding sequence ATGAACAACGCAAAGCGAACAGTACCCGAGGCGAACAGCTACACCGACACCCAACCATTCTGGGACGGCACGAAGGAGGGCAAGCTGATGCTTCAACGGTGCAACCAGACCAACAGGCTGCAATGGCCTCCGCGACCCCTGAGCATCTACACCGGCAAGCGTGACCTCAGCTGGGTGCAGGTCTCCGGCGACGCCACCCTCTACTCCTGGACTGTTACCCGGTCGGCTTGGCCCGGTCACGAGGGCCGAGTCCCATACGTCTGTGCCTACGTCGAGCTGGCCGAGGGTGTACGCATTCTCTGCAACCTCGTCCACTGCGACCCCGAGCAGCTAAAGATCGGAATGGAACTGCGCTTGACCTGGGACGAACTCGACGAAGGTGCGCCGTACCCTGCGTTCACGCCGGTGGCTGGTGAGGCGACCAAGGCATGA
- a CDS encoding thiolase family protein, translating to MNKDKNIGIAAYGETKITMGGGRSAYDMGAEVLSVILQMTGFELSEIDGLAVAETMSDTANPFWPAYMADMLGLSPTWLECLGLGGVSAVGGVARAVAAIEAGFCTTVLVLSTDAQSSRNQSEQGGQRLEFQYPTGLRGPVGAFGLLTQRYRHLHDLDDRALAKLAVTQRSHGLLNPNACEKLRKPLTIEDYLKSKTVSDPLRMLDSVMVCDGANGVLVTTRQKARQKGLDKFVVPTAYAELTNYKAFDPEAEITESGFSVIGPKALAKAGMKPTDVAMFHPYDDFLIAILLQLEQIGFCSTGEGSRFILEHDFTFEGDIPLNTGGGQISAGQPGLAGGGVNLTEAVRQMFCEGGDRQVKSVHNALVTGIGTIPIGRNWASSGVLVLEQ from the coding sequence GTGAACAAGGACAAGAACATCGGCATCGCCGCCTATGGCGAAACCAAGATAACCATGGGCGGCGGCCGCAGTGCCTATGACATGGGTGCAGAAGTGCTTTCCGTCATCCTGCAAATGACGGGGTTCGAGCTCTCTGAGATCGATGGCCTTGCCGTTGCCGAAACCATGAGTGATACGGCCAACCCGTTTTGGCCGGCTTACATGGCCGACATGTTGGGACTTTCGCCGACCTGGCTCGAATGCCTGGGCCTGGGGGGCGTGTCAGCCGTGGGCGGCGTCGCCCGCGCTGTTGCGGCCATCGAGGCAGGTTTCTGCACCACGGTTCTTGTGCTTTCCACGGATGCGCAATCGAGCAGGAACCAGTCCGAGCAGGGTGGTCAGCGACTGGAATTCCAATACCCGACCGGCCTGCGCGGCCCGGTCGGCGCCTTTGGCTTGTTGACCCAGCGCTACCGCCACCTGCACGACCTCGATGATCGAGCACTTGCCAAGCTCGCGGTGACTCAGCGCAGCCACGGTCTGCTCAATCCCAACGCGTGCGAGAAGCTTCGCAAGCCGCTAACGATCGAGGACTACCTGAAGTCAAAGACGGTTTCTGACCCGCTGCGCATGCTCGACAGCGTGATGGTGTGCGATGGTGCCAATGGTGTTCTGGTGACGACCCGGCAGAAGGCCCGTCAAAAGGGCCTCGACAAGTTTGTCGTGCCGACTGCCTATGCAGAACTCACGAATTACAAGGCGTTCGATCCGGAGGCCGAGATCACGGAAAGTGGCTTTTCCGTCATTGGCCCCAAAGCCCTGGCCAAAGCCGGCATGAAGCCGACCGACGTCGCCATGTTCCATCCCTATGACGACTTCCTCATCGCCATCCTGCTTCAGCTTGAGCAGATCGGCTTCTGCAGCACAGGCGAAGGCTCACGCTTCATCCTTGAGCACGATTTCACCTTCGAAGGGGACATTCCGCTGAACACCGGCGGGGGGCAGATCTCGGCCGGACAGCCCGGCTTGGCGGGAGGCGGTGTCAACTTGACCGAGGCCGTGCGTCAGATGTTCTGCGAAGGCGGGGACCGTCAGGTCAAGAGCGTTCACAACGCGCTGGTAACGGGCATCGGAACGATCCCGATCGGACGCAACTGGGCCAGCTCCGGTGTGCTGGTTCTCGAACAGTAG
- a CDS encoding enoyl-CoA hydratase/isomerase family protein, translating into MYEDVIVERGAGDWVEIGLNRPDRRNAIREKTASEILHVLAEAEKDTSVRGVIIRGCGNHFCAGVDTSAFAPPEGGPFERWRERRTSRQISRLFATLPEFTKPCLAAVEGYALGGGFEIALMCDLIFASRAAQFALPEVKLGMLPGGGGTQTLTRAIGRAAAKKLIWSGQRISGVDAEAFGIATSTEEGAALASARSFMADIVKNAPLPIMYAKALIDQGVDMTLRQALHQEGDMSFALSFSEDRAEGLLAFKEKRQPDFRGR; encoded by the coding sequence ATGTACGAAGACGTGATAGTCGAGCGAGGAGCGGGTGACTGGGTGGAGATCGGGCTGAACCGCCCTGACCGGCGTAACGCGATACGAGAGAAAACGGCCTCCGAGATCTTGCATGTGCTGGCGGAGGCCGAAAAGGACACGTCCGTGCGCGGCGTGATCATCCGCGGCTGCGGGAATCACTTCTGTGCAGGTGTCGACACGTCTGCGTTCGCCCCGCCCGAGGGCGGGCCATTCGAGCGCTGGCGCGAGCGCCGGACATCGCGGCAGATCAGTCGCCTGTTTGCGACGCTCCCCGAATTCACCAAGCCCTGCCTTGCCGCAGTGGAGGGATACGCCTTGGGTGGCGGATTCGAAATAGCGTTGATGTGCGATTTGATCTTTGCCTCCAGAGCTGCACAGTTCGCCCTGCCGGAGGTCAAGCTCGGCATGTTGCCCGGGGGCGGTGGCACCCAGACCCTGACGCGCGCCATTGGCCGCGCGGCCGCCAAAAAGTTGATCTGGTCCGGACAGCGCATTTCCGGAGTCGACGCAGAAGCATTCGGCATCGCGACGTCGACCGAAGAAGGGGCCGCGCTGGCCAGCGCGCGCTCGTTCATGGCCGACATTGTCAAGAATGCGCCCCTGCCCATCATGTACGCCAAGGCTCTGATCGACCAAGGCGTCGACATGACGCTTCGCCAGGCGCTGCATCAAGAAGGTGACATGTCTTTCGCGCTGTCGTTCTCAGAAGACCGAGCGGAAGGATTGCTGGCATTCAAGGAGAAGCGCCAGCCGGATTTCAGAGGGCGCTGA
- a CDS encoding aldehyde dehydrogenase family protein, protein MYKNLIGGEWVHGTRTSRNINPSDTGDLVGEFAQADASQARQAIEAASVAQKSWAQSTPQQRFDILDMAGTEILARKLELGDLLAREEGKTLPEAIGEVTRAAHIFKFFAGETLRTSGDLVPSVRLGVNVEVTREPVGVVGLITPWNFPIAIPAWKLAPALAFGNAVVLKPAELVPGSAWALADILQRAGLPPGVLNLVMGRGSEVGQVLLEDERVNAISFTGSVDTGRRVARACVERMAKFQLEMGGKNPMVVLDDADLDVAVGAAINSAFFSTGQRCTASSRFIVTERIHDRFVSAMADRMSGLKVDDARTSGTDIGPVVDERQLSQDQAYINIGKAEGARLVAGGETIATSSHGKPGFYLQPTLFADTTASMRINREEIFGPVASVVKVRSYEEALAMANDTEFGLSAGIATTSLKHATHFKRNSQAGMVMVNLPTAGVDYHVPFGGRKGSSYGPREQGRYASEFYTTVKTAYTQA, encoded by the coding sequence ATGTACAAGAATCTTATTGGCGGTGAGTGGGTGCACGGAACTCGCACCTCCCGCAATATCAACCCGTCCGATACGGGTGATCTCGTTGGCGAGTTCGCTCAAGCAGACGCGTCGCAGGCGCGACAGGCGATCGAAGCCGCATCGGTGGCTCAGAAATCCTGGGCGCAATCGACGCCCCAGCAGCGATTTGACATCCTGGACATGGCTGGCACCGAAATTCTGGCCAGGAAGCTTGAACTTGGAGATCTGCTCGCTCGGGAGGAGGGCAAGACTTTGCCGGAAGCCATCGGTGAAGTTACACGGGCCGCGCACATCTTCAAGTTCTTCGCCGGGGAGACGCTGCGTACCTCCGGTGACTTGGTTCCTTCGGTCCGGCTCGGAGTCAACGTCGAGGTGACGCGCGAGCCCGTCGGCGTAGTTGGCTTGATCACTCCTTGGAATTTTCCTATCGCGATCCCCGCGTGGAAGCTGGCGCCGGCGCTAGCTTTCGGTAATGCGGTTGTCCTGAAGCCCGCAGAACTCGTTCCAGGCAGTGCATGGGCACTCGCCGACATCCTGCAGAGGGCGGGGCTGCCGCCGGGGGTGTTGAACCTCGTGATGGGGCGCGGCTCCGAGGTGGGCCAGGTACTTCTTGAAGACGAGCGAGTCAACGCGATCAGTTTCACGGGCTCCGTGGACACAGGCCGCCGCGTCGCGCGCGCCTGTGTCGAACGCATGGCAAAGTTTCAGCTGGAGATGGGCGGCAAGAATCCCATGGTGGTCCTGGATGATGCCGATCTTGATGTCGCGGTGGGCGCCGCGATAAACAGCGCCTTCTTCTCGACTGGCCAACGGTGTACAGCGTCCTCTCGCTTCATCGTTACGGAGCGTATCCACGACCGATTCGTTTCGGCGATGGCCGACCGCATGAGCGGCCTCAAAGTCGACGATGCTCGAACGTCGGGAACTGACATCGGACCCGTCGTAGACGAGCGGCAGCTATCCCAAGATCAAGCCTACATCAACATCGGCAAGGCGGAAGGAGCACGATTGGTGGCGGGTGGCGAGACGATTGCCACGAGCTCGCATGGAAAGCCTGGCTTCTACTTGCAGCCTACGCTCTTCGCGGACACCACTGCGTCCATGCGTATCAATCGGGAGGAGATCTTCGGTCCTGTTGCGAGTGTCGTCAAAGTCAGAAGCTATGAGGAAGCTTTGGCCATGGCGAACGACACCGAGTTCGGCCTCTCGGCTGGCATTGCCACTACCTCACTGAAGCACGCCACCCACTTCAAACGCAACTCGCAGGCCGGCATGGTGATGGTGAACTTGCCGACGGCGGGGGTGGACTACCATGTACCTTTTGGCGGCCGCAAAGGGTCGAGCTACGGACCGCGCGAGCAGGGGCGCTATGCGAGTGAGTTCTACACGACCGTGAAGACGGCATATACGCAAGCGTAA
- a CDS encoding thiamine pyrophosphate-binding protein, whose amino-acid sequence MDHVFCVPGESYLSVLDALHDASDIKVITCRHEGGAAMMADAFGKLQNRPGICMVTRGPGATNASAGLHVAMQDATPLIMFIGQIARPMAEREAFQELDYRRAFGQLAKWVAQIDDASRIPEMVSRAFHTATSGRPGPVVLALPEDMLEDVVSAQDAMPYRVVSTAPGADAMAALKVALERAERPLMILGGGAWDVDAVANIQNFAQRACLPVAAAFRRQDRFDNRLPNYVGHVGIGIDGNLAARVRASDLLLVVGARLGEMTTSGYTLIDIPVPRQVLIHIHPHPEELGRVYQPTLAVTASPGPFAAALARLPVQARSATPMVCARRERSVQTWDLDTAYKHARQVGLLLLSAMSEALDGDLDRVESIIKVFGLVNATADYVDHFKIVNGCSDLFLEVFGDKGTHARTAAGANSLPNGIPVEIEAIVAVR is encoded by the coding sequence GTGGATCATGTCTTCTGCGTCCCCGGGGAGAGCTATCTCTCCGTGCTCGATGCCCTGCATGACGCCTCGGATATCAAGGTGATTACATGTCGCCACGAAGGTGGTGCGGCAATGATGGCCGACGCTTTTGGCAAGCTGCAGAACCGCCCCGGGATCTGCATGGTGACGCGAGGTCCAGGCGCCACCAACGCAAGCGCAGGACTGCACGTTGCCATGCAAGATGCGACGCCCTTGATAATGTTCATCGGCCAGATCGCCCGGCCAATGGCCGAGCGAGAAGCCTTTCAAGAGCTTGACTATCGACGGGCCTTCGGGCAGCTGGCGAAGTGGGTTGCGCAGATTGACGACGCAAGCCGCATTCCGGAGATGGTCAGTCGCGCGTTCCACACGGCGACGAGCGGCCGACCCGGGCCTGTCGTGCTCGCTCTCCCGGAAGACATGCTGGAGGACGTGGTAAGCGCCCAAGACGCGATGCCCTACCGGGTCGTTTCCACCGCCCCAGGAGCTGACGCGATGGCCGCGTTGAAAGTTGCGCTGGAACGAGCGGAGCGACCACTGATGATCCTCGGCGGCGGTGCATGGGATGTAGACGCGGTAGCGAACATCCAGAACTTTGCGCAGCGAGCCTGTCTCCCTGTGGCGGCGGCCTTTCGCCGACAGGATCGCTTTGACAATCGGCTTCCGAACTACGTCGGGCACGTCGGGATAGGCATTGACGGGAACTTGGCGGCACGAGTTCGAGCATCGGATCTGCTGTTGGTGGTCGGCGCCAGACTCGGTGAGATGACGACCAGTGGATACACGCTCATCGACATTCCGGTACCGAGGCAGGTACTCATTCACATACATCCTCACCCGGAGGAGCTTGGTAGGGTTTACCAGCCGACGCTGGCTGTCACCGCCAGCCCTGGCCCTTTTGCCGCGGCGCTGGCCCGTCTGCCCGTTCAAGCCAGATCGGCTACCCCGATGGTGTGCGCGCGAAGGGAAAGGTCGGTGCAGACATGGGATCTGGACACGGCATACAAGCACGCCCGGCAGGTCGGTCTGCTGCTGCTGTCGGCGATGAGCGAGGCTCTTGATGGAGATCTCGATCGGGTCGAGAGCATCATCAAAGTCTTTGGCCTTGTGAACGCAACCGCTGACTACGTTGACCATTTCAAGATCGTGAACGGCTGCTCCGACCTCTTTCTCGAGGTCTTTGGCGACAAGGGCACTCATGCTCGAACGGCTGCTGGCGCCAACTCTTTGCCGAACGGAATCCCGGTCGAGATTGAGGCAATCGTGGCTGTGCGCTGA
- a CDS encoding LysR substrate-binding domain-containing protein, protein MELKDLDLNLLVVFNELMIERRVSIVAEKMGVSQPAISNILNRLRKLLGDELFVRTSKGMDPTPYALQLAEPIAYSLQTIRSTLNESARFEPAASDRQFAIGLSDIGEVNFLPRLVEKLAEVAPRVSVSTVRTQREDISVAMENGHVDMSIGTLSGLQQQFFQRTLFKQTYVCVFRKGHPLDSGSLSLEDFCAAEHLVVVPPGSAHAQVNESIERRGIKRNIRLTVPHWTAVGHILGSGNSNLIATVPTSYAVRCAQPFGLSYAPHPIKLPEVSVSLFWHPRFHREPGNKWLRNVIFSLFAMSNATALAEDSA, encoded by the coding sequence ATGGAACTTAAGGACCTCGATCTGAACCTGCTCGTCGTGTTCAACGAGCTCATGATCGAGCGCCGTGTGTCGATAGTCGCGGAGAAGATGGGTGTCAGCCAACCGGCGATCAGCAACATACTGAACCGCCTGCGGAAGCTGCTGGGTGATGAGCTCTTTGTGCGCACTTCCAAAGGGATGGACCCCACCCCCTATGCGCTGCAGCTCGCAGAGCCGATTGCCTATTCGCTACAGACGATCCGCTCAACGTTGAACGAGTCCGCAAGGTTCGAACCTGCTGCGAGCGATCGACAGTTTGCAATCGGTCTCAGCGATATCGGCGAGGTCAACTTTTTACCCCGCTTGGTTGAAAAGCTTGCTGAAGTCGCCCCGCGGGTATCCGTAAGCACAGTGCGGACCCAGCGTGAGGACATATCCGTCGCCATGGAGAACGGGCATGTGGATATGTCGATCGGAACTCTCTCAGGCTTGCAGCAACAGTTCTTTCAACGAACTCTTTTCAAGCAGACCTATGTGTGTGTGTTCCGAAAGGGCCATCCTCTAGACTCGGGTAGCCTATCGCTCGAAGATTTTTGTGCAGCGGAGCACCTGGTGGTCGTTCCGCCCGGATCTGCCCACGCTCAAGTGAACGAATCGATTGAGCGGAGAGGGATCAAGCGCAATATTCGGCTGACGGTGCCTCACTGGACCGCGGTTGGCCACATCCTCGGAAGCGGCAACAGCAATCTGATTGCGACCGTTCCGACAAGCTACGCGGTCCGATGTGCACAACCTTTTGGCCTGTCATATGCACCTCACCCGATCAAGCTCCCGGAAGTGTCAGTGAGCCTGTTCTGGCACCCTCGGTTCCACCGCGAACCTGGCAACAAGTGGCTGCGAAACGTGATCTTCTCCCTCTTCGCCATGTCAAATGCCACGGCATTGGCCGAGGACAGCGCCTAG
- a CDS encoding CoxG family protein produces the protein MELRGQQIIPLAQDLVWAALNDPEVLKASIPGCESIEETPEGYRMVMLAAVGPVRARFNGKLKLADVVAPSSYTIIFEGSGGVAGFGKGQAQVKLLPVGDVTQLDYVANAQVGGKIAQVGSRLIDGVASRMAGEFFTRFKERVAAPPQTDGASDAVVDVQPRVSAAEPSHRSFWSLLAFWRWFSPRRSSN, from the coding sequence ATGGAACTTAGAGGACAACAGATCATCCCGCTCGCACAGGATCTGGTGTGGGCGGCACTGAATGACCCCGAAGTGTTAAAGGCATCCATCCCGGGCTGTGAGTCGATAGAGGAAACACCCGAAGGCTACCGCATGGTCATGTTGGCAGCTGTAGGGCCCGTCCGAGCCCGATTCAACGGAAAGCTGAAGCTCGCTGATGTCGTGGCGCCTTCGTCTTACACGATCATTTTCGAGGGCTCCGGCGGCGTCGCAGGCTTTGGAAAGGGTCAGGCTCAAGTGAAGCTTCTGCCAGTGGGCGACGTGACGCAGCTTGACTATGTCGCGAATGCGCAAGTCGGGGGCAAAATTGCGCAGGTGGGTTCGCGCCTGATCGATGGTGTAGCGAGCCGTATGGCGGGCGAGTTCTTCACGCGATTCAAAGAGCGTGTCGCTGCGCCGCCGCAAACAGACGGGGCGTCGGATGCGGTAGTGGACGTCCAGCCGAGAGTTTCCGCCGCCGAGCCAAGCCACCGTTCGTTCTGGAGCCTTCTGGCCTTTTGGCGCTGGTTCTCGCCGCGCCGCTCGAGCAACTAG